A portion of the Oncorhynchus nerka isolate Pitt River unplaced genomic scaffold, Oner_Uvic_2.0 unplaced_scaffold_1256, whole genome shotgun sequence genome contains these proteins:
- the LOC115104754 gene encoding gastrin-releasing peptide, which translates to MGDLCHAWTYKPSLSIAIILVSILCMVHCSENTGAIGKVFPRGNHWAVGHLMGKKSLDSLSGSEDSSNRDNIPSSEEDTLLDRYVQPSKLVQGFIRTLWGLENKRQNQTQRQGQEHVLSRMGVLKTTKWEETDRHRYLKQLTDLIRLAFNMKENTIFN; encoded by the exons ATGGGCGACCTGTGCCATGCATGGACCTACAAACCTTCCTTATCGATTGCTATTATATTGGTATCAATTTTATGTATGGTGCATTGTTCAGAGAATACTGGAGCCATTGGAAAAGTGTTCCCACGAGGGAATCACTGGGCAGTAG GTCACTTGATGGGGAAGAAAAGCCTTGacagtctctctggatcagaagATAGCAGCAACAGGGACAATATACCGTCTTCAGAGGAAGACACGCTGTTGGATAGATATGTGCAGCCGTCCAAGCTGGTGCAAGGCTTCATCAGGACTCTCTGGGGACTGGAGAACAAGAGGcagaaccagacccagagacagggacaggaacaTGTTCTCTCTCGAATGGGGGTACTCAAGACCACAAagtgggaagagacagatagacaccGATACCTCAAACAG CTGACAGACCTCATTCGATTGGCTTTCAACATGAAGGAGAACACTATCTTCAACTGA